The proteins below come from a single Natrinema sp. SYSU A 869 genomic window:
- the aroC gene encoding chorismate synthase, with protein MNGNRFGRLFQVTTFGESHGEAMGCTISGCPAGLELSAEDIQGDLDRRKPGQSMITTSRGEPDAVSIKSGIQDGYTTGTPIGLIIQNKDARSGKYEPFITAPRPSHGDFTYSAKFGTRNWGGGGRSSARETVNWVAAGAVAKKILAQEGIELKAHVNQIGDIEAPDVSFEEILEHSEENDVRCAHPETAERMQERIAEYQEEGDSIGGSIYFEAQGVPVGLGAPRFDSLSARLGQAMMAVPATTAFEFGLGTDAAEWTGKERNDDWEFDDSEAHRASDDESGDEPRTWGNPTPVENDHGGIQGGISSGEPIYGEVTLHAPTSIPKSQQTADWETGELKEEQVIGRHDPVLPPRGVPVVEAMLALTLVDFMLLSGRINPDRVDDQPGEYDTDYHPSSPRNE; from the coding sequence ATGAACGGCAACCGCTTCGGTCGCCTCTTTCAGGTGACCACGTTCGGCGAGAGCCACGGCGAGGCGATGGGCTGTACTATTTCGGGCTGTCCCGCCGGCCTCGAGCTCTCGGCAGAGGACATTCAGGGGGATCTCGACCGGCGAAAGCCGGGCCAGTCGATGATCACGACCAGTCGCGGCGAACCCGACGCCGTCTCGATCAAATCGGGGATTCAAGACGGATACACGACGGGGACGCCAATCGGGCTGATCATCCAGAACAAGGATGCCCGCTCGGGCAAGTACGAACCCTTCATCACCGCGCCCCGGCCGAGCCACGGCGACTTCACCTACTCGGCGAAGTTCGGCACGCGCAACTGGGGCGGTGGCGGCCGCTCGTCGGCCCGTGAGACGGTCAACTGGGTCGCGGCTGGCGCGGTCGCGAAAAAGATCCTCGCACAGGAGGGAATCGAACTCAAGGCCCACGTCAATCAGATCGGCGACATCGAAGCGCCTGACGTGAGCTTCGAGGAGATTCTCGAGCACTCGGAGGAGAACGACGTCCGCTGTGCCCATCCCGAGACCGCCGAACGGATGCAAGAGCGGATCGCGGAGTACCAGGAGGAAGGCGATTCCATCGGCGGCAGCATCTACTTCGAGGCACAGGGCGTTCCGGTCGGCCTCGGCGCACCCCGATTCGACTCCCTCTCCGCCCGGCTCGGACAGGCCATGATGGCGGTACCGGCGACGACCGCGTTCGAATTCGGCCTCGGTACCGACGCCGCCGAGTGGACGGGCAAGGAACGGAACGACGACTGGGAGTTCGACGACAGCGAGGCGCATCGCGCCTCGGACGACGAGAGCGGCGACGAGCCGCGAACGTGGGGGAACCCGACGCCCGTCGAGAACGACCACGGCGGGATTCAGGGCGGGATCAGTTCCGGCGAACCGATCTACGGCGAGGTCACGCTGCACGCGCCCACGTCGATCCCCAAATCCCAGCAGACTGCCGACTGGGAGACGGGCGAGCTAAAAGAGGAGCAAGTCATCGGCCGACACGACCCCGTCCTCCCGCCGCGGGGGGTCCCCGTCGTCGAGGCGATGCTCGCGCTCACGCTGGTCGACTTCATGCTCCTGTCGGGTCGAATCAACCCCGACCGCGTCGACGACCAGCCAGGCGAGTACGACACCGACTATCACCCGAGCAGCCCGCGGAACGAGTAA
- a CDS encoding PHP domain-containing protein, giving the protein MRDFHVHSNYSDGGFLRSMARAAESAGLEGVGFTDHCNVASRERAESMRSVYGFNLDLTYERRRQGIERLREDFDLEIYDAVEMDYDPRDEAAIDAFLSEAGFDYAIGSVHAVGGNNVQVASHFADMPDTERDAVVDDYFEKLVALVESELFDIAAHIDLLERTPPLRGQATADHYRRVARAFTDSRTVPEINAGRALTDAGIVHPADQFLTILGEHDVAVTVGTDSHHPTEIPDRADFLAEFVSETGLEPVVPGGLER; this is encoded by the coding sequence ATGCGGGATTTTCACGTCCACTCGAACTACTCGGACGGCGGCTTCCTCAGATCGATGGCCCGGGCTGCGGAGTCGGCTGGCCTCGAGGGCGTCGGCTTCACCGACCACTGTAACGTGGCCTCGCGCGAGCGAGCGGAATCGATGCGCAGCGTCTATGGGTTCAATCTCGATCTTACTTACGAGCGCCGGCGGCAGGGGATCGAACGCCTGCGAGAGGACTTCGACCTCGAGATTTACGATGCCGTCGAGATGGATTACGATCCGCGTGACGAGGCAGCCATCGATGCGTTCCTCTCGGAGGCGGGGTTCGACTACGCGATCGGGAGCGTTCACGCCGTTGGCGGGAACAATGTACAGGTCGCCTCCCACTTCGCGGATATGCCCGACACCGAGCGCGATGCGGTCGTTGACGACTACTTCGAGAAACTCGTCGCGCTCGTCGAGTCCGAACTGTTCGACATCGCAGCCCACATTGACCTGCTCGAGCGGACGCCACCGCTGCGAGGTCAGGCGACAGCGGATCACTACCGGCGAGTGGCGCGGGCGTTCACCGATTCGCGGACGGTCCCCGAAATCAACGCCGGTCGGGCGTTGACCGACGCCGGAATCGTCCATCCCGCCGACCAGTTCCTGACCATCCTGGGCGAACACGACGTGGCCGTAACTGTTGGTACCGACTCTCATCACCCGACCGAGATACCCGACCGCGCTGACTTTCTCGCGGAGTTCGTCTCGGAGACCGGCCTTGAGCCGGTCGTTCCCGGCGGACTCGAGCGGTAA
- a CDS encoding thiamine pyrophosphate-dependent dehydrogenase E1 component subunit alpha, whose translation MVTIRAFDEEAGERFADGEIPGFVHLYIGEEAVGVGTCASLEPDDYIASTHRGHGHCIAKGLDPKYMMAELYGKAEGYCNGKGGSMHIADVDEGMLGANGIVGAGPPLATGAALTIDYQDRDQVAVGFLGDGAVAQGQIHEAINLAATWDLPAIFVVENNRYGEGTPVEKQHNVDNLSDTAQAYDIPGVTVDGMDVTAVAEAVAEARERARAGDGPTLVEAQTYRYRGHYEGDEEPYRDESEIERWKDRDAIKSFKDRLIERGELTDDEFEELRSAVESMIEDAVEYAKAADPPEPSAAYEDMFADRPPELDQFAATARTDGGANGGEHR comes from the coding sequence ATGGTAACTATCCGGGCGTTCGACGAGGAAGCAGGGGAACGGTTCGCGGACGGAGAGATACCGGGGTTCGTCCATCTCTACATCGGTGAGGAGGCGGTCGGCGTCGGCACGTGTGCGTCGCTTGAGCCCGACGATTACATCGCGAGCACGCACCGCGGTCACGGTCACTGCATCGCGAAAGGGCTCGACCCGAAGTACATGATGGCCGAACTCTACGGCAAGGCCGAGGGCTACTGTAACGGCAAAGGCGGCTCGATGCATATCGCCGATGTCGACGAGGGAATGCTCGGCGCGAACGGGATCGTCGGTGCCGGACCGCCGCTCGCGACCGGCGCGGCGCTGACGATCGACTATCAGGACCGCGACCAGGTCGCGGTTGGCTTCCTCGGCGACGGGGCCGTCGCACAGGGCCAGATCCACGAGGCGATCAACCTCGCCGCGACGTGGGACCTGCCGGCGATCTTCGTCGTCGAGAACAACCGCTATGGGGAAGGTACCCCCGTTGAGAAACAGCACAACGTCGACAACCTGAGCGATACGGCCCAGGCTTACGACATTCCGGGGGTGACGGTCGACGGGATGGACGTCACCGCCGTCGCGGAAGCGGTCGCCGAGGCCCGCGAGCGGGCCCGCGCCGGCGACGGCCCCACCCTGGTAGAGGCCCAAACCTACCGCTACCGCGGCCACTACGAGGGCGACGAGGAACCCTACCGCGACGAGTCCGAGATCGAACGCTGGAAGGACCGGGACGCGATCAAATCGTTCAAAGACCGACTGATCGAGCGCGGCGAACTGACTGACGACGAGTTCGAGGAGCTGCGTTCGGCGGTCGAGTCGATGATCGAGGACGCGGTCGAGTACGCGAAGGCGGCGGACCCGCCGGAGCCGAGCGCGGCCTACGAGGACATGTTCGCCGACCGGCCGCCGGAGCTCGATCAGTTCGCCGCGACCGCGCGTACCGACGGCGGTGCGAACGGAGGTGAACACCGATGA